A stretch of Gambusia affinis linkage group LG10, SWU_Gaff_1.0, whole genome shotgun sequence DNA encodes these proteins:
- the LOC122837991 gene encoding fetuin-B-like isoform X3 — protein sequence MSVFFLVLLLALLFHNGKAKVESQGCNSPDVERMVEEALQQINQDRTDGYILTLNRLYDLSNPSNQEKTGSVYNLTIDVLETKCHSISRKPWKQCDVRGLGDIPVYGECQVSVQVDAKVRLESYSCALREVAATAVVHVCPDCPTADNLNEPVIKETAKLALQKFNKESHLVNYFTLENITKASLQWVVGPSYFVEFTVLETECSKETDFSELTHCPPMNCQFAAATVEEQAHAKAVSGHPEQHHHNHTHLHHHEHVHSVMQASDITVSNPKGLLGRVVFEPATPRSAPTASSCPGARRHNLGLRSPLL from the exons ATGAGTGTATTCTTCCTAGTTCTGTTGCTGGCATTACTTTTCCATAATGGGAAGGCCAAAGTCGAGTCACAAGGCTGTAACAGCCCTGATGTTGAGAGAATGGTAGAAGAGGCCCTGCAGCAGATCAACCAGGACAGGACTGATGGATACATCCTAACTCTCAACAGACTCTACGATCTCTCCAACCCATCAAATCAG GAGAAGACTGGTTCAGTTTACAACTTGACTATTGATGTGCTGGAGACCAAGTGCCACAGCATCAGCAGAAAACCATGGAAACAATGTGACGTCAGAGGTCTTGGAGATATCCCT GTATATGGAGAGTGTCAGGTATCTGTTCAAGTTGATGCTAAGGTCAGACTTGAGAGTTACTCTTGTGCCCTGCGAGAAG TTGCAGCTACTGCAGTTGTGCATGTGTGTCCCGATTGCCCTACGGCTGACAACTTGAATGAACCAGTAATCAAGGAGACCGCTAAGCTCGCTTTGCAGAAGTTTAATAAGGAAAGCCATCTTGTCAACTACTTCACTctagaaaatattacaaaagcCAGCTTACAG TGGGTTGTTGGACCGTCTTACTTTGTAGAGTTCACTGTTCTGGAAACGGAGTGTtcaaaagaaactgatttcaGTGAGCTGACCCACTGCCCTCCAATGAACTGTCAGTTTGCA GCAGCCACTGTGGAGGAGCAGGCTCATGCTAAAGCAGTTAGTGGGCACCCAGAGCAACATCACCACAAccacacacacctgcaccacCATGAGCATGTGCACTCTGTCATGCAAGCCTCAGACATCACTGTTTCCAACCCAAAAGGCCTTCTTGGCAGAGTTGTGTTCGAGCCTGCCACTCCCAGATCAGCCCCAACTGCTAGCTCCTGTCCTGGTGCTAGAAGACACAATCTTGGTTTGCGCAGTCCCCTGCTCTGA
- the LOC122837991 gene encoding fetuin-B-like isoform X2 → MSVFFLVLLLALLFHNGKAKVESQGCNSPDVERMVEEALQQINQDRTDGYILTLNRLYDLSNPSNQEKTGSVYNLTIDVLETKCHSISRKPWKQCDVRGLGDIPVYGECQVSVQVDAKVRLESYSCALREVAATAVVHVCPDCPTADNLNEPVIKETAKLALQKFNKESHLVNYFTLENITKASLQWVVGPSYFVEFTVLETECSKETDFSELTHCPPMNCQFAHRGFCTGSHMTHEEAFKNMNPVGKDASSFQKAESVEAATVEEQAHAKAVSGHPEQHHHNHTHLHHHEHVHSVMQASDITVSNPKGLLGRVVFEPATPRSAPTASSCPGARRHNLGLRSPLL, encoded by the exons ATGAGTGTATTCTTCCTAGTTCTGTTGCTGGCATTACTTTTCCATAATGGGAAGGCCAAAGTCGAGTCACAAGGCTGTAACAGCCCTGATGTTGAGAGAATGGTAGAAGAGGCCCTGCAGCAGATCAACCAGGACAGGACTGATGGATACATCCTAACTCTCAACAGACTCTACGATCTCTCCAACCCATCAAATCAG GAGAAGACTGGTTCAGTTTACAACTTGACTATTGATGTGCTGGAGACCAAGTGCCACAGCATCAGCAGAAAACCATGGAAACAATGTGACGTCAGAGGTCTTGGAGATATCCCT GTATATGGAGAGTGTCAGGTATCTGTTCAAGTTGATGCTAAGGTCAGACTTGAGAGTTACTCTTGTGCCCTGCGAGAAG TTGCAGCTACTGCAGTTGTGCATGTGTGTCCCGATTGCCCTACGGCTGACAACTTGAATGAACCAGTAATCAAGGAGACCGCTAAGCTCGCTTTGCAGAAGTTTAATAAGGAAAGCCATCTTGTCAACTACTTCACTctagaaaatattacaaaagcCAGCTTACAG TGGGTTGTTGGACCGTCTTACTTTGTAGAGTTCACTGTTCTGGAAACGGAGTGTtcaaaagaaactgatttcaGTGAGCTGACCCACTGCCCTCCAATGAACTGTCAGTTTGCA CACAGGGGGTTCTGTACTGGTTCACACATGACTCATGAGGAGGCGTTTAAAAACATGAACCCTGTTGGAAAAGACGCCAGCTCCTTTCAGAAAGCAGAATCTGTTGAG GCAGCCACTGTGGAGGAGCAGGCTCATGCTAAAGCAGTTAGTGGGCACCCAGAGCAACATCACCACAAccacacacacctgcaccacCATGAGCATGTGCACTCTGTCATGCAAGCCTCAGACATCACTGTTTCCAACCCAAAAGGCCTTCTTGGCAGAGTTGTGTTCGAGCCTGCCACTCCCAGATCAGCCCCAACTGCTAGCTCCTGTCCTGGTGCTAGAAGACACAATCTTGGTTTGCGCAGTCCCCTGCTCTGA
- the LOC122837991 gene encoding fetuin-B-like isoform X1: MSVFFLVLLLALLFHNGKAKVESQGCNSPDVERMVEEALQQINQDRTDGYILTLNRLYDLSNPSNQEKTGSVYNLTIDVLETKCHSISRKPWKQCDVRGLGDIPVYGECQVSVQVDAKVRLESYSCALREVAATAVVHVCPDCPTADNLNEPVIKETAKLALQKFNKESHLVNYFTLENITKASLQWVVGPSYFVEFTVLETECSKETDFSELTHCPPMNCQFAHRGFCTGSHMTHEEAFKNMNPVGKDASSFQKAESVEVKCEIYEPQAATVEEQAHAKAVSGHPEQHHHNHTHLHHHEHVHSVMQASDITVSNPKGLLGRVVFEPATPRSAPTASSCPGARRHNLGLRSPLL; encoded by the exons ATGAGTGTATTCTTCCTAGTTCTGTTGCTGGCATTACTTTTCCATAATGGGAAGGCCAAAGTCGAGTCACAAGGCTGTAACAGCCCTGATGTTGAGAGAATGGTAGAAGAGGCCCTGCAGCAGATCAACCAGGACAGGACTGATGGATACATCCTAACTCTCAACAGACTCTACGATCTCTCCAACCCATCAAATCAG GAGAAGACTGGTTCAGTTTACAACTTGACTATTGATGTGCTGGAGACCAAGTGCCACAGCATCAGCAGAAAACCATGGAAACAATGTGACGTCAGAGGTCTTGGAGATATCCCT GTATATGGAGAGTGTCAGGTATCTGTTCAAGTTGATGCTAAGGTCAGACTTGAGAGTTACTCTTGTGCCCTGCGAGAAG TTGCAGCTACTGCAGTTGTGCATGTGTGTCCCGATTGCCCTACGGCTGACAACTTGAATGAACCAGTAATCAAGGAGACCGCTAAGCTCGCTTTGCAGAAGTTTAATAAGGAAAGCCATCTTGTCAACTACTTCACTctagaaaatattacaaaagcCAGCTTACAG TGGGTTGTTGGACCGTCTTACTTTGTAGAGTTCACTGTTCTGGAAACGGAGTGTtcaaaagaaactgatttcaGTGAGCTGACCCACTGCCCTCCAATGAACTGTCAGTTTGCA CACAGGGGGTTCTGTACTGGTTCACACATGACTCATGAGGAGGCGTTTAAAAACATGAACCCTGTTGGAAAAGACGCCAGCTCCTTTCAGAAAGCAGAATCTGTTGAGgtgaaatgtgaaatttatgAACCACAG GCAGCCACTGTGGAGGAGCAGGCTCATGCTAAAGCAGTTAGTGGGCACCCAGAGCAACATCACCACAAccacacacacctgcaccacCATGAGCATGTGCACTCTGTCATGCAAGCCTCAGACATCACTGTTTCCAACCCAAAAGGCCTTCTTGGCAGAGTTGTGTTCGAGCCTGCCACTCCCAGATCAGCCCCAACTGCTAGCTCCTGTCCTGGTGCTAGAAGACACAATCTTGGTTTGCGCAGTCCCCTGCTCTGA
- the LOC122837992 gene encoding histidine-rich glycoprotein-like has translation MKTCVLFLLVVGSVYSAPVDQGGIQPGSCEDPSAVSAAHLALSKINLNRVDGYIFSLHRLSNVHLDRHGENGVVYYLNLDVVETNCSVLSRRDWKKCEARPETQMPVYGQCKAAIYINKPHRVVRLYKYDCVMRPVPAARVTQICPDCSTFIDFGNAQVQKTVSQSLEKFNNKSGLNNHFALLKILRASAGMAMRMYYNVEYTIQETVCGKYKQSPAGEKCPIMTCEFSHKGFCKASLMNTPSDKEDISVECEIYEQEAADREKIQHLLGDATDHPHNDTHTHQHGKGNDNDNDNDNDNDKGHSHGHGHSHGQGNDHGHGQGNDHGKGGKHGHGQGNDHGHGQGNDHGHGQGNDHGHGQGNDHGHGQGNDHGHGQGNDHGHGQGNDHGHGQGNDHGHGQGNDHGKGRKHGHGHGHGKGHSRLSEHDHIHDHTKDHSHHDVPHPDESKHHHTHDHKPGSAFRHGHAHSHDHGLDSDHDHVHAYHGKARNHTGGFPNQHHNYSHPAGTHTHDHDHEHALDHEHKHAHLHDHEHHHHHHLHDHETEPHDEPEGLIRALPAIDQPMILPSFPDVPVGGPEAGVTLPLKPDPSIPGQTEPTILPFPTSRSAECANPAEGAGLVNKLFSEDPLFKPAT, from the exons ATGAAGACCTGTGTCCTGTTCCTGCTGGTAGTGGGGAGTGTCTACAGTGCGCCTGTTGACCAGGGTGGCATCCAGCCAGGTTCCTGTGAAGATCCATCAGCTGTGAGCGCTGCTCATTTAGCTCTCAGCAAGATCAACCTTAATCGAGTGGATGGCTACATCTTCAGTCTGCACCGGCTTTCCAATGTCCACCTGGATAGACAT GGAGAAAATGGAGTAGTTTATTATCTGAATCTGGATGTAGTGGAGACCAACTGCAGTGTTCTCAGCAGGAGGGACTGGAAGAAATGCGAGGCTCGTCCCGAAACTCAGATGCCG gtgTATGGACAATGCAAGGCTGCCATCTACATCAATAAGCCACACAGAGTGGTTCGTCTCTACAAATATGACTGTGTTATGAGGCcag ttCCTGCAGCCAGGGTGACACAGATTTGCCCCGACTGTTCAACTTTCATCGACTTTGGCAACGCACAGGTCCAGAAGACTGTGTCTCAATCACTGGAGAAGTTCAACAATAAAAGTGGACTGAACAATCATTTTGCTTTGCTCAAAATCTTACGCGCTTCTGCCGgc ATGGCAATGAGGATGTATTACAATGTGGAGTACACTATTCAGGAGACTGTTTGTGGAAAGTATAAACAGTCACCAGCAGGTGAAAAGTGTCCTATCATGACATGCGAATTCTCA CACAAGGGTTTCTGTAAGGCATCTCTCATGAATACCCCAAGTGATAAAGAAGACATTAGTGTAGAGTGTGAAATCTATGAGCAAGAG GCTGCTGacagagaaaaaatacaacatctGCTGGGTGATGCAACTGACCACCCCcacaatgacacacacacacatcaacatgGAAAGGGCAATGACAATGACAATGACAATGACAATGACAATGACAAAGGTCACTCACATGGACATGGGCATAGTCATGGTCAGGGCAATGACCATGGACACGGTCAGGGCAATGACCATGGTAAAGGCGGGAAACACGGACACGGTCAGGGCAATGACCATGGACACGGTCAAGGCAATGACCATGGACACGGTCAGGGCAATGACCATGGACACGGTCAAGGCAATGACCATGGACACGGTCAGGGCAATGATCATGGACACGGTCAAGGCAATGACCATGGACACGGTCAAGGCAATGACCATGGACACGGTCAGGGCAATGACCATGGACACGGTCAGGGCAATGACCATGGTAAAGGCAGGAAACACGGACACGGTCATGGACATGGCAAAGGTCATTCACGTTTAAGTGAACACGATCACATCCATGACCACACCAAGGATCACTCTCACCATGATGTCCCACATCCTGATGAGAGCAAACATCACCACACCCATGATCATAAGCCAGGCAGTGCCTTCAGGCATGGGCATGCCCACTCACATGACCATGGACTTGACAGCGATCATGATCACGTTCATGCCTATCATGGCAAGGCACGAAACCACACTGGTGGCTTTCCCAATCAGCACCATAACTACAGCCATCCTGCGGGCACACACACCCATGACCATGACCATGAGCATGCTTTGGACCATGAACATAAGCATGCTCACCTGCATGACCATgaacatcatcaccatcaccactTGCATGACCATGAGACCGAACCACACGACGAACCAGAGGGTTTGATAAGGGCTCTCCCTGCCATTGACCAACCAATGATCCTGCCTTCCTTCCCTGACGTTCCCGTAGGTGGGCCTGAAGCCGGAGTCACTCTGCCCCTCAAACCTGACCCCAGTATTCCAGGACAGACTGAACCAACCATCTTGCCCTTCCCTACCTCTCGCTCAGCAGAGTGTGCGAATCCAGCAGAAGGAGCCGGTCTAGTGAACAAACTCTTTTCGGAGGATCCCTTATTCAAGCCTGCTACATGA